The Plasmodium knowlesi strain H genome assembly, chromosome: 14 genome has a segment encoding these proteins:
- a CDS encoding AP2 domain transcription factor AP2-G, putative gives MQPQNKELTEKTTHLDTIMIGRFKSEHRHCGNTLTDNFEQKVNFTPCAAGESGNCLYALCTSQPSTTETFNLGITRRSRLSRNRETSYQYNTLIRKFNEEARNCYCANRNRQNFTLKWTLNRSKKVSNKSRAIIKRTGRMYQKKILSMNSSISSDFVSRGKKGTNMRRFEEGRFRRLNVLSAKKEMLSFINTDASALKDMFLGNIHRSDSCSHGGNIYGDRNNDMCVAAFKCCDHFVGHANCANYMLADATVGTEAALTPMEDRRETDGLKLKIDNSNIVDLMNEGNTHISEQREKNEHKEEICNSSHENINLERGKSKCSWKKKGLKIEKEQEDADKDVVGRSTLYYGMENKLEFPVNIEETSPSNNPPKDGRWRRRRTAPKNGSNVSAWKNVKKECISNTGICPNGCPEEDMNIEGLNDEFSNHWRNDEKEHYGEENKMYVPCITIEEELEFNNAGTPSIWLRNTEPIEEFKEHPEEESPINSCNKWNIVSKNVNRNVSPYESEIFIPYEEMEKEHAPNNEMMHSGIRRNEHMYESNLAVPLNHFNAPSQGWNYYMANKIGTHRTACLCTEGVGLSKGTQWNRNNYIDMESCIEELSGRSISEGNLYEGQHIANGISNEHASMGNMWHGYYTACSEVESNLVVNCQVSSHAVEGNPVGTYSLGSYWVDIYPVERYPAEIYPLASNWVGSNRMEMCPPGWVMKKDQCYSVPEVHAEEEAFASGSANPWEREEMGKEEQQSAHTNTCSLSSMKKEELTLPSNVTKMEKHVKRKVNVHSILNNNRSLSCGMKREIKMEVPDTGVYLTQGATSKLHTIADRERSEAPTARTSSIIPILDNDHLADTLGNQFDLENNREMLYSIPGELPDDRRLVCPHTHMLDANVSANIRVADGTACTALIRSNTNAGILVVCSRSQGQGENELIFPYNDVIHDNNEAFSEVATNSYYIPYPTWDNYPNLGMQEKFREYQYPYISSICPNECMSISGDYCADYPYNRPIDVNNSGEVDPKYSNHYFYPSWDNSLQCSGAEAIRNYNGICCDSTCSCNGGNICDENLGCNNGESSQGGKNSHYTDTFSKHGGNSCTRNTYHKLRRSKSLITQGYTYYQNDPQMVISDASNNLKDQYSQRSSKKRDSFTRFSVKGEYYSTSNTSNTDVISENSFLLIKGDNNSITGHIGREQMDPKDETDVIPDGKHQSDQYIHRGACSGTLHDSASNFSSYPVVNLMEGESYSPRRSGKWEVMPRTSNNNASDGYGRMKEHVELKLESRNVQLGNPEGYVEGLLPGDDKGGHTNDMKVKVKREASSDVQSRYESGNESDSHRGDQLNDQLNDQLYDLQMIAVDNAHNTRSAKNDESTHAKGESGEANSPNYCRTKCTTDGIHNYNNHEVGNLSADRANSIINSDKPYDGCFLEDDSKGSCRDALCTNGDKTFARQEAPKNILKNISACDRWNSGKDSSNLCSYDSNGRREYDACGYLSRINLPHISDQRVYKIRYPVNDGCSDFSHSSRENMQSNHHINRMGTTNQVNFPYGDCSRNYVNADPSESVTHITGDGSYPRDNFYNISDYQHSPNGTNYGDKWNNSSGTFPLWWTPCHGNNGDSLKKPLYFLQDKFSTASDEVKHPSVNKNNTNETNMYMVTNGTTLKKELKADTNSSEGTNSFRIKSEVANEDSMNLTNVPMSSECNSTLDTNTNPLSNNTYNLLSISTKCDSLGFSNDDGTRVHGEESPSGVNQGEKINTIVVEEQPYRAYIPDGNSNTFQIYEGNGTKDGEQVNTHTWGGNHFGTCVMENMETFEGGINLRKMPSSQMCIPRVKDENEGSSTEIGSQKDEENGVGCTPQNYARCEGEGDMHTNEEMRDEGSMSVNTGINERVNANNGDVSTYENRTQGTHDGNIVQNLNEMDTHLKNMNCMYTPEKYNYLNEAYFLSNPVNEVNFPNGVWQERNSLNHANYEEYIQQYSYSHSYMSGMGGNFNVERKGENADRGSGDNEDGKSDRPSDSGEKHTNGAMPHSIGMPIECANSIYDHQDVSGSAYYPGHIANNSNAIYGGMTGNGGNVQGILDQTGFDCMNSAMYNGTSPSGVNHTDRNIVAGYSYGYPSGLCGNYPYGYAYEMNTHSYADENKSVSQSCTLENTNGSTEDVHNISDAQVDRVSCKYIESDNDGADASDEDTDDGTGDETEDTDQEMSSENAEEKKASVSIVNVENVNNTTEGNPIITSESRTTITNLGSESNANGGSITRVTENSSSTMEGETSPNGVNSVKSESTACSFNETHKKDRCIENCKGEKMDHGVEAKSEKVVKRRGRKKNNSDDFKYAHEKKKELLKKKYNVQKDVVLTVEEGDLKLIAEEIIKNTSLLPERGPYGRNALDASHPIHSVWKDTSRGHSSWRCRWWENGKRLSKNYNVKRYGEEDALKMAIITKLRNSSPADRILYLNHQREFLNLCYANNWIQKRESDRAEADQDTAKITLQKDDITKGEKRSKRSTTGDMDAHETNKECNQEKDSKTIHLSVPSITYSTNTSPDDAKAPLHGNNLRRKNKRTLLTNTRSSKKCRTLKCYPSGPNTDTMRHAQEGDGTDGISERNAMHEVSAPNAVHVVNTQGDVKLEVI, from the coding sequence ATGCAGCCACAGAACAAGGAACTCACCGAGAAAACGACTCACCTAGATACTATAATGATAGGACGTTTCAAATCTGAGCACCGACACTGTGGAAACACTTTGACTGACAATTTTGAGCAGAAGGTAAATTTCACTCCATGTGCAGCAGGCGAAAGTGGAAACTGTCTGTATGCGCTATGCACTTCACAACCAAGTACTACGGAGACGTTTAATTTAGGTATCACTAGGAGGAGTCGCTTATCCAGGAATAGGGAGACTTCTTATCAATATAATACTTTAATCAGAAAGTTCAACGAAGAAGCACGAAATTGTTATTGTGCCAATAGGAACCGACAGAATTTTACGTTAAAGTGGACGTTAAATAGAAGCAAAAAAGTGTCGAACAAATCAAGAGCCATAATTAAAAGAACAGGAAGGATGTatcaaaagaaaattctTAGTATGAACAGTTCCATATCTTCTGATTTTGTCAGTAGAGGGAAGAAGGGAACAAACATGAGAAGGTTTGAAGAAGGTAGATTTAGGCGGCTAAATGTGCTTAgtgcaaagaaggaaatgctTTCTTTCATCAACACAGATGCTTCTGCCTTGAAGGACATGTTTCTCGGCAATATCCATAGGTCTGACTCTTGTAGTCATGGTGGTAACATATACGGAGATCGGAACAATGATATGTGTGTTGCGGCCTTTAAGTGTTGTGATCACTTTGTTGGGCACGCGAATTGTGCTAATTATATGCTTGCTGATGCGACTGTCGGAACTGAGGCAGCCCTTACCCCCATGGAGGATCGAAGAGAAACAGATGgcttaaaattaaaaattgacAATTCCAATATCGTTGATCTGATGAACGAAGGAAATACACACATTAGTGAGCAGAGGGAGAAGAACGAGcacaaagaagaaatatgcAACTCGTCgcatgaaaatataaacctAGAAAGAGGCAAAAGTAAATGTtcgtggaaaaagaaaggctTGAAAATTGAGAAGGAACAAGAAGATGCAGATAAAGATGTGGTTGGAAGAAGCACACTGTATTATGGAATGGAAAACAAATTGGAGTTCCCAGTTAATATAGAAGAGACGAGTCCCTCGAATAATCCTCCGAAGGATGGAagatggagaagaagaagaactgCACCCAAAAATGGAAGCAACGTATCAGCATGGAAgaatgtaaagaaggaatgcaTATCCAACACAGGCATATGTCCTAACGGATGTCCAGAAGAAGACATGAACATTGAAGGCTTAAATGATGAGTTCAGTAACCACTGGAGGAACGATGAGAAAGAGCACTatggggaggaaaacaaaatgtacGTCCCATGCATTACGATCGAAGAAGAACTAGAATTTAATAATGCAGGAACCCCTTCAATATGGCTCAGAAATACAGAACCAATAGAGGAATTTAAAGAGCATCCTGAGGAGGAAAGTCCTATTAATAGCTGCAATAAGTGGAATATAGTttccaaaaatgtgaacagaAATGTATCTCCCTATGAAAGCGAAATATTTATTCCTTacgaagaaatggaaaaggaacatGCGCCGAATAATGAAATGATGCATTCTGGTATACGCAGGAATGAACATATGTACGAGAGCAATTTAGCTGTTCCACTTAACCATTTTAATGCTCCTTCTCAAGGGTGGAATTACTACATGGCGAACAAAATTGGCACTCATAGGACGGCATGTTTATGTACTGAGGGAGTCGGCCTGTCGAAAGGTACGCAATGGAATAGGAACAACTATATAGATATGGAATCGTGCATAGAAGAGCTTTCTGGAAGAAGCATTTCGGAAGGAAATTTGTATGAGGGGCAACACATAGCGAATGGTATTTCAAATGAACATGCTTCCATGGGGAACATGTGGCATGGCTATTATACGGCATGTTCCGAGGTAGAGAGCAACCTGGTGGTGAATTGCCAGGTAAGCAGTCATGCGGTGGAAGGTAACCCTGTTGGGACATACTCATTAGGGAGTTACTGGGTGGACATATACCCGGTAGAAAGGTACCCCGCGGAAATTTACCCGTTGGCAAGTAACTGGGTAGGTAGTAACCGCATGGAAATGTGCCCCCCTGGTTGGGTTATGAAAAAGGATCAGTGTTATTCTGTTCCTGAGGTACATGCAGAAGAAGAGGCCTTCGCAAGCGGATCAGCGAATCCATGGGAGAGAGAGGAGatgggaaaggaagaacaacagAGTGCTCATACGAATACGTGTTCTTTGTCAAGTATGAAGAAAGAGGAGTTAACTCTTCCATCTAACGTCACAAAGATGGAAAAACATGTTAAGCGAAAAGTTAATGTTCACTCAATACTTAATAACAACAGATCGCTGAGTTGCGGAATGAAgcgggaaataaaaatggaagtgcCAGACACCGGCGTGTACCTTACCCAAGGGGCTACCTCAAAATTGCACACCATCGCGGACAGGGAAAGGAGTGAAGCGCCCACCGCAAGGACGAGTAGTATAATTCCTATTCTGGATAATGACCATCTGGCAGATACGCTAGGCAACCAGTTTGACTTGGAGAACAATAGGGAGATGTTATATTCCATTCCGGGAGAATTGCCCGATGACCGTCGTTTGGTTTGTCCTCACACGCATATGTTAGATGCGAATGTAAGTGCAAATATACGCGTGGCAGATGGTACTGCATGCACAGCCCTGATTAGGTCAAACACGAATGCCGGAATTCTAGTAGTATGTTCACGTTCACAGGGCCAAGGCGAAAATGAActtatttttccatataaTGACGTGATACATGATAATAACGAAGCATTCAGCGAGGTAGCGACTAACTCTTATTACATCCCATACCCCACTTGGGATAATTACCCAAATTTGGGGATGCAGGAAAAATTTAGAGAATATCAATATCCGTATATTAGCAGTATATGTCCAAATGAGTGCATGAGTATTTCGGGGGATTATTGCGCAGACTATCCTTACAACCGTCCGATAGATGTGAACAATTCTGGGGAGGTCGACCCGAAATATTCAAACCATTATTTTTATCCCAGCTGGGACAATTCCTTGCAATGTTCCGGAGCTGAAGCTATACGCAACTACAATGGGATATGCTGCGATTCCACATGTAGTTGCAATGGGGGAAACATATGCGATGAAAACCTGGGGTGCAACAATGGTGAATCTTCtcagggagggaaaaattccCATTATACCGACACGTTCTCAAAGCATGGTGGTAATTCCTGCACTAGGAACACGTACCATAAGTTACGCAGGTCCAAATCCTTAATTACACAAGGTTACACTTATTACCAAAATGATCCACAAATGGTAATATCAGATGCTTCAAATAACTTGAAGGACCAATACAGTCAAAGGAGTAGTAAGAAAAGAGATTCATTTACCAGATTTTCAGTCAAAGGCGAATACTATTCTACTTCGAATACAAGCAATACAGACGTTATCTCGGAAAATAGTTTTCTCCTTATCAAAGGGGATAATAATAGCATAACCGGTCACATTGGGAGGGAACAAATGGATCCAAAAGACGAGACGGATGTAATCCCTGATGGGAAACATCAATCCGATCAATATATTCACAGAGGCGCGTGCAGTGGAACTCTGCATGATTCCGCTAGCAATTTTTCAAGCTATCCAGTTGTTAACCTTATGGAAGGGGAGAGTTACAGTCCTAGGAGATCTGGCAAATGGGAGGTAATGCCCCGCACAAGTAATAACAACGCAAGCGATGGTTACGGTAGAATGAAAGAACACGTAGAGCTAAAATTAGAATCCCGTAATGTCCAATTGGGTAATCCGGAGGGTTATGTGGAAGGACTCCTTCCCGGAGATGATAAAGGGGGACATACGAATGATATGAAGGTGAAGGTAAAAAGGGAAGCCTCGAGTGACGTCCAAAGTCGTTATGAAAGTGGTAATGAAAGTGACAGCCACCGTGGTGACCAACTGAATGACCAACTAAACGATCAACTTTACGACCTGCAGATGATAGCTGTCGATAACGCACACAACACACGTTCTGCAAAGAACGACGAAAGTACGCatgcaaagggggaaagtgGGGAAGCGAATTCACCAAATTATTGCAGAACAAAATGCACAACAGATGGTATACATAATTACAACAACCATGAGGTAGGAAATTTAAGTGCCGACAGAGCAAATAGCATCATCAACAGTGACAAACCTTATGATGGTTGCTTTCTGGAGGATGATTCCAAGGGAAGCTGCCGGGATGCTTTATGTACCAATGGGGACAAGACATTTGCACGACAAGAGGCCCCAAAAAATAttctaaaaaatatatctgcaTGTGATAGGTGGAATAGTGGAAAGGATAGTAGTAATCTGTGTAGTTACGACTCAAATGGTAGAAGAGAATACGATGCATGCGGTTATTTGAGCAGAATTAATTTGCCCCATATTTCGGATCAACGTGTGTACAAAATACGCTACCCCGTGAATGATGGGTGCTCAGATTTTTCCCATTCCTCAAGGGAGAACATGCAAAGTAACCACCACATAAATAGGATGGGTACAACTAATCAGGTAAACTTTCCCTATGGCGATTGTTCCAGGAATTATGTTAATGCGGACCCTTCCGAAAGTGTTACACACATCACTGGTGATGGTAGTTATCCCAGAgacaatttttacaatatTTCAGATTACCAACACTCGCCAAATGGCACAAATTATGGGGACAAATGGAACAATTCTAGCGGGACATTTCCATTATGGTGGACCCCCTGTCACGGCAACAATGGAGACAGCTTGAAGAAGcctctttatttccttcaggACAAGTTCTCCACTGCGTCGGATGAGGTGAAACACCCCTCTGTTAACAAGAACAATACGAATGAaacaaatatgtatatggTAACGAATGGTACTACTTTAAAGAAGGAGTTAAAAGCAGATACCAATTCATCTGAAGGCACAAACAGTTTTAGAATAAAAAGCGAAGTGGCAAATGAGGACAGTATGAATTTGACTAATGTTCCCATGAGCTCCGAATGTAACAGTACCCTTGACACGAACACCAATCCGCTTAGCAATAATACATACAACCTTTTAAGTATCTCTACTAAATGTGATAGCCTTGGTTTTAGTAACGACGATGGTACCCGCGTTCATGGTGAAGAATCCCCCAGTGGAGTAAACCAAGGTGAGAAGATCAATACGATTGTTGTGGAGGAACAGCCCTATCGTGCGTACATTCCTGACGGGAATTCCAATACGTTTCAAATATATGAAGGAAATGGAACTAAAGACGGGGAACAAGTCAATACACATACATGGGGAGGAAACCATTTTGGTACATGTGTaatggaaaatatggaaacATTTGAAGGGGGAATAAATCTGCGAAAGATGCCGAGTAGCCAAATGTGTATACCACGCGTAAAGGACGAAAATGAGGGGAGCAGTACAGAAATTGGTTCCCAAAAGGATGAGGAGAATGGTGTCGGCTGTACCCCGCAGAACTACGCACGCTGCGAGGGTGAAGGAGATATGCACACTAATGAAGAAATGAGAGATGAAGGTAGCATGAGCGTCAATACAGGAATAAATGAAAGGGTAAACGCTAATAACGGAGATGTAAGTACCTATGAAAACAGAACTCAGGGCACACATGATGGGAATATTGTGCAGAACTTAAATGAAATGGATacacatttgaaaaatatgaattgcATGTACACACCCGAGAAATACAATTACTTGAATGAGGCATATTTTTTGAGCAACCCTGTGAATGAAGTAAACTTCCCGAACGGAGTATGGCAAGAAAGGAATTCTTTGAATCATGCAAACTACGAGGAATACATACAACAGTACAGTTACTCCCATTCATACATGTCTGGGATGGGTGGGAACTTTAACGTAGAGAGGAAAGGGGAGAATGCAGATAGGGGAAGCGGGGACAACGAAGACGGTAAAAGCGATCGTCCGAGTGACAGCGGGGAAAAGCACACTAACGGAGCAATGCCTCACAGCATAGGCATGCCGATAGAATGTGCAAATAGTATATATGACCATCAGGACGTAAGTGGTTCTGCATACTATCCGGGCCATATTGCCAATAACAGCAATGCCATTTATGGCGGTATGACAGGCAATGGAGGAAATGTGCAAGGAATTTTAGATCAAACTGGTTTTGATTGCATGAATAGTGCTATGTACAATGGTACCTCTCCTAGTGGAGTTAACCACACGGATAGGAACATAGTAGCAGGATACTCCTATGGATATCCATCTGGGTTATGTGGCAACTACCCATATGGTTACGCATATGAAATGAACACGCACTCATATGCGGACGAAAACAAATCAGTGAGCCAAAGTTGCACGTTGGAGAACACAAATGGAAGTACAGAGGATGTACACAACATATCTGATGCACAGGTTGACAGGGTAAGTTGTAAATATATCGAAAGTGACAATGATGGGGCAGATGCGTCGGATGAAGACACGGATGATGGAACGGGTGACGAAACGGAGGACACCGATCAAGAGATGAGCTCGGAGAACgctgaggagaagaaggcgAGTGTAAGTATAGTTAACGTGGAGAATGTGAACAACACTACGGAAGGCAACCCCATTATCACTAGCGAAAGCAGAACGACGATCACAAACTTAGGTAGTGAAAGCAACGCCAACGGGGGGAGCATCACGCGGGTCACTGAAAATAGCAGCAGCACTATGGAGGGAGAAACTTCTCCAAATGGAGTCAACAGCGTAAAGAGCGAAAGCACCGCATGCAGCTTTAATGAAACACACAAAAAGGACAGATGCATCGAGAATTGCAAAGGCGAGAAAATGGACCACGGAGTAGAAGCGAAATCGGAAAAAGTAgtgaaaagaagaggaagaaaaaaaaacaattcaGATGACTTTAAATatgcacatgaaaaaaaaaaagaattactgaaaaaaaaatataatgtacAGAAAGATGTAGTCCTAACTGTGGAAGAGGGGGATCTAAAACTAATCGCTGAGGAAATTATTAAGAATACTTCTTTGTTACCAGAGAGGGGACCATACGGTAGGAATGCCCTGGATGCTTCTCACCCTATTCATAGCGTGTGGAAAGACACTTCTCGGGGGCATTCTTCATGGAGATGCAGATGGTGGGAAAATGGGAAACGATTAAGTAAAAACTATAATGTCAAGAGATATGGAGAGGAAGATGCTTTAAAAATGGCTATCATTACAAAGTTGAGAAATAGTTCACCAGCAGATCGTATCCTTTATTTGAACCATCAGAGGGAATTTCTAAATTTGTGCTACGCCAATAATTGGattcaaaaaagggaaagcgaCAGGGCGGAGGCAGATCAAGATACTGCTAAAATAACACTCCAGAAGGACGACATTacgaagggagaaaaaaggagcaaaagaTCAACTACTGGGGACATGGATGCACATGAAACTAACAAGGAATGTAATCAGGAAAAAGATTCAAAAACAATTCATTTGAGTGTTCCCTCCATTACATACAGTACAAACACTTCCCCTGATGATGCGAAGGCACCCCTCCATGGAAATAACCTccgaagaaaaaacaaacgcaCTCTTCTCACGAATACAAGAAGTAGCAAAAAATGCCGCACTCTTAAGTGTTATCCCTCGGGACCGAACACCGACACTATGAGGCATGCCCAGGAAGGCGATGGAACAGACGGCATAAGCGAAAGAAATGCAATGCACGAGGTAAGCGCCCCGAACGCGGTACATGTGGTGAATACCCAGGGAGACGTAAAGTTGGAAGTGATATAA